A single Quadrisphaera setariae DNA region contains:
- a CDS encoding class I SAM-dependent methyltransferase, whose amino-acid sequence MAAPAVVSTALRTLDAVNARHPWSHNDVYAPVVLHHARRVAAAGGTRAVDVGCGTGRLLRRLADVMPEVTGVEPDERSARLAAEATAGLPNVQVRHAAFEPLPERSVDLVTFVASLHHLPLEPTLTAVRAALRPGGRLVVVGRYQDTPADRYHSWASLVLNPVVGLVKQPRTATSLPPHMTCPIREPQEPFEQIAATTRALLPGAHVRRGLFWRCVAVWTAPR is encoded by the coding sequence ATGGCAGCCCCCGCCGTGGTGTCCACGGCCCTGAGGACCCTGGACGCCGTCAACGCCCGCCACCCGTGGTCCCACAACGACGTCTACGCGCCGGTCGTCCTCCACCACGCGCGCCGCGTCGCCGCGGCCGGTGGCACCCGCGCCGTGGACGTCGGCTGCGGGACGGGCCGCCTGCTGCGCCGACTGGCCGACGTCATGCCGGAGGTGACGGGCGTCGAGCCCGACGAGCGCAGCGCCCGGCTGGCCGCAGAGGCCACCGCGGGGCTGCCGAACGTCCAGGTGCGCCACGCGGCGTTCGAGCCGCTGCCCGAGCGCTCCGTCGACCTCGTCACCTTCGTCGCGAGCCTGCACCACCTGCCCCTGGAGCCGACGCTGACCGCCGTGCGCGCGGCGCTGCGACCGGGCGGTCGCCTCGTGGTGGTCGGCCGGTACCAGGACACCCCTGCCGACAGGTACCACTCGTGGGCGTCGCTGGTCCTCAACCCGGTGGTCGGCCTGGTCAAGCAGCCCCGGACGGCCACGTCGCTGCCGCCGCACATGACCTGTCCGATCAGGGAGCCGCAGGAGCCCTTCGAGCAGATCGCCGCCACCACGCGGGCGCTGCTGCCGGGAGCGCACGTCCGCCGCGGGCTGTTCTGGCGCTGCGTCGCGGTCTGGACCGCCCCGCGCTGA
- a CDS encoding NAD-dependent epimerase/dehydratase family protein — protein sequence MKAVVLGVSGMTGRAVAAALADAGHEVVGTGRSPDGFPPALRERGVVFSRSDRDDPAQVRAALADGADVVVDVVAYTAAHARSVLEASADVGSVVVVSSKAVYRDARGRHSNSDDPPDFGRPVTEDTPLLAPDWSGQYRSREGYGPNKAAVEELYRGADVPVSVLRPSRIHGPGSAQPRERWVVDRVLAGQRTFRLPHAVTAGNHTTAAANLAALALLCAQRPAHRVLNSADPGTPTAAEVVTAVAAAMGVEVEVVDDDGGPDGEPSPWSTWPPFFLDTSASEAAGHRPVGTHAATVGACVEELLRRSRSQARGSS from the coding sequence GTGAAGGCTGTCGTGCTGGGTGTGAGCGGCATGACGGGGCGTGCGGTCGCCGCGGCGCTCGCGGACGCCGGGCACGAGGTGGTGGGCACCGGCCGTTCGCCCGACGGGTTCCCGCCCGCGCTGCGCGAGCGCGGGGTGGTGTTCTCGCGCTCCGACCGCGACGACCCCGCCCAGGTGCGCGCAGCGCTGGCGGACGGGGCTGACGTCGTCGTCGACGTGGTGGCGTACACCGCGGCGCACGCGCGCAGCGTCCTCGAGGCGTCGGCGGACGTCGGCTCCGTCGTCGTCGTCTCGAGCAAGGCGGTCTACCGCGACGCACGCGGCCGCCACTCCAACAGCGACGACCCGCCCGACTTCGGCCGTCCCGTCACCGAGGACACCCCGCTGCTGGCGCCCGACTGGTCGGGGCAGTACCGCTCCCGCGAGGGCTACGGCCCCAACAAGGCCGCCGTCGAGGAGCTCTACCGCGGTGCCGACGTGCCGGTCTCGGTGCTGCGGCCCTCGCGCATCCACGGGCCGGGCAGCGCGCAGCCGCGCGAGCGGTGGGTGGTCGACCGGGTGCTCGCCGGGCAGCGGACCTTCCGCCTGCCGCACGCCGTGACGGCGGGCAACCACACCACGGCCGCCGCGAACCTCGCCGCCCTGGCGCTGCTGTGCGCGCAGCGGCCCGCCCACCGCGTGCTCAACAGCGCCGATCCCGGCACCCCGACGGCCGCCGAGGTGGTCACCGCTGTCGCAGCCGCGATGGGTGTCGAGGTGGAGGTCGTCGACGACGACGGGGGCCCGGACGGCGAGCCGTCGCCGTGGAGCACGTGGCCGCCGTTCTTCCTGGACACCTCCGCGTCCGAGGCGGCCGGGCACCGGCCCGTCGGCACGCACGCCGCGACGGTCGGCGCGTGCGTGGAGGAGCTGCTGCGCCGGTCGCGCTCCCAGGCGCGAGGATCATCATGA
- a CDS encoding OsmC family peroxiredoxin, whose protein sequence is MPTRTARTAWNGTLEQGSGQVELTSSGVGTYTVSFPKRAADDADGTTSPEELVAAAHSSCFAMQLSALIAAAGGTPQSLEVKADVSLGPDKEAGGFKLTGIKLTVVGEVEGLDEAGFQKAAADAKAGCPISKALTGVDITLDAKLES, encoded by the coding sequence ATGCCCACCCGCACCGCTCGCACCGCCTGGAACGGCACCCTCGAGCAGGGCTCCGGCCAGGTCGAGCTCACCAGCTCCGGCGTCGGCACCTACACGGTGTCGTTCCCCAAGCGGGCCGCTGACGACGCCGACGGCACCACGAGCCCCGAGGAGCTCGTCGCCGCGGCGCACTCCTCCTGCTTCGCCATGCAGCTGTCCGCGCTCATCGCGGCCGCCGGCGGCACCCCGCAGTCCCTCGAGGTCAAGGCCGACGTCTCCCTCGGCCCGGACAAGGAGGCCGGTGGCTTCAAGCTCACCGGCATCAAGCTCACCGTGGTCGGTGAGGTCGAGGGCCTCGACGAGGCCGGCTTCCAGAAGGCCGCCGCCGACGCGAAGGCCGGGTGCCCCATCAGCAAGGCGCTGACCGGCGTGGACATCACGCTGGACGCGAAGCTGGAGTCCTGA
- a CDS encoding LssY C-terminal domain-containing protein, whose translation MTQAQQAPGSSHSSGHSSSRSADRPRLPRKRLARTWSGGEAVDGAFFVAGTALVFWLGWVLLRDHRALAWGELGRLVLFWALVAYVGLPRLQQVLTKVYVPDYFIGRTTTSSGILGDPVNLGLLGSEHQVHAAMTAAGWTRADEVTLRTSWGIVVSALLRRPYPSAPVSPLLLFGRVQAFAYEMQVGGDASRRHHVRFWPTPPGWVLPGDHRVDWLAAGTFDRAVGLSLFTLQVTHKIDADIDVERDHVVVTLQRGVPQARTEVLRHFVAAFHSRNGGGDVVRTDGSLVVLDLTDLPGPRPGAPEADDARRRLVDRGAPPVELVIGCCSWACAPSKRRCSSTARASSTAATAA comes from the coding sequence GTGACGCAGGCGCAGCAGGCCCCCGGCTCGAGTCACAGCTCAGGTCACAGCTCGAGCCGCAGCGCGGACCGCCCGAGGCTCCCTCGCAAGCGGCTCGCCCGCACCTGGAGCGGTGGCGAGGCCGTCGACGGCGCCTTCTTCGTGGCGGGCACCGCGCTGGTGTTCTGGCTCGGCTGGGTGCTGCTGCGCGACCACCGCGCGCTGGCGTGGGGCGAGCTCGGCCGGCTGGTGCTGTTCTGGGCGCTGGTGGCCTACGTGGGGCTGCCGCGGCTGCAGCAGGTGCTCACCAAGGTCTACGTGCCCGACTACTTCATCGGCCGCACGACCACCTCCTCCGGGATCCTCGGAGACCCGGTCAACCTGGGCCTGCTGGGCAGCGAGCACCAGGTGCACGCCGCCATGACGGCGGCGGGGTGGACGCGCGCCGACGAGGTCACCCTGCGCACCTCCTGGGGGATCGTCGTCTCGGCGCTGCTGCGCCGGCCCTACCCGTCGGCGCCGGTGTCGCCGCTGCTGCTCTTCGGACGGGTGCAGGCGTTCGCCTACGAGATGCAGGTGGGCGGGGACGCCTCCCGGCGCCACCACGTGAGGTTCTGGCCGACGCCCCCGGGCTGGGTGCTGCCGGGCGACCACCGCGTCGACTGGCTGGCCGCCGGCACCTTCGACCGCGCGGTCGGCCTGTCGCTGTTCACCCTGCAGGTCACGCACAAGATCGACGCCGACATCGACGTGGAGCGCGACCACGTGGTGGTCACCCTCCAGCGAGGCGTGCCGCAGGCCCGCACCGAGGTGCTGCGCCACTTCGTGGCCGCGTTCCACTCCCGCAACGGTGGCGGGGACGTGGTCCGCACGGACGGCAGCCTCGTCGTCCTCGACCTCACGGATCTGCCGGGACCGCGGCCTGGCGCCCCGGAGGCCGACGACGCCCGGCGCCGGCTGGTGGACCGCGGGGCGCCCCCGGTGGAGCTGGTCATCGGGTGCTGCTCATGGGCGTGTGCACCGTCGAAGCGGCGCTGCTCGTCCACCGCGCGAGCCAGTTCCACGGCGGCCACGGCAGCCTGA
- a CDS encoding GNAT family N-acetyltransferase, whose translation MHLEAAAPADAATIAELIRTSKAAAMPWLAVVHTPEEDLGWVTSVLLVQHDVAVVRHDDLLVGVLATSPGWVDQLYVLTDHQGRGVGRALLDRAKAASSGDLQLWTFAGNARARAFYERAGFVAEEETDGSTNEERAPDVRYRWRAGS comes from the coding sequence GTGCACCTCGAAGCCGCCGCCCCTGCCGACGCCGCCACCATCGCCGAGCTCATCCGCACGAGCAAGGCGGCCGCGATGCCCTGGCTCGCCGTCGTCCACACCCCCGAGGAGGACCTCGGGTGGGTGACCTCGGTGCTGCTCGTCCAGCACGACGTCGCGGTGGTCAGGCACGACGACCTCCTCGTGGGCGTGCTCGCCACCAGTCCGGGGTGGGTCGACCAGCTGTACGTGCTCACCGACCACCAGGGACGCGGTGTCGGCCGAGCGCTGCTGGACCGTGCGAAGGCCGCCAGCAGCGGTGACCTCCAGCTGTGGACGTTCGCTGGCAACGCCCGGGCCCGGGCGTTCTACGAGCGCGCCGGGTTCGTCGCGGAGGAGGAGACCGACGGTTCGACCAACGAGGAGCGCGCACCCGACGTCCGCTACCGCTGGCGGGCCGGCTCCTGA
- a CDS encoding ATP-binding protein, producing the protein MHLSYGLRLPTDVRHVPVVRHLATATLTELGVSPDSIDDIALAVTEACSNVVQHAGSGADFEVRVSVEGEWCRIEVVDGGGGFDPARAAAEVLAEGPSSDLTHGRGLGLMRILVDQLHFEPGEAGTTVVLVKHLRLRSGSVLAAQHRDTSAGAPGGPDAPGEVAQGAPSASGQDVREGA; encoded by the coding sequence GTGCACCTCAGCTACGGGCTCCGGCTGCCGACGGACGTGCGCCACGTCCCGGTCGTCCGGCACCTCGCCACCGCCACCCTCACCGAGCTGGGCGTCAGCCCCGACAGCATCGACGACATCGCGCTCGCCGTCACCGAGGCCTGCAGCAACGTCGTCCAGCACGCCGGCTCCGGCGCCGACTTCGAGGTGCGGGTCAGCGTGGAGGGGGAGTGGTGCCGCATCGAGGTGGTCGACGGCGGCGGCGGGTTCGACCCGGCGCGCGCGGCCGCGGAGGTGCTCGCAGAAGGCCCCAGCAGCGACCTCACGCACGGACGCGGCCTGGGCCTCATGCGCATCCTCGTGGACCAGCTCCACTTCGAGCCGGGCGAGGCGGGCACCACGGTGGTGCTGGTGAAGCACCTCCGGCTGCGCAGCGGCTCGGTGCTGGCAGCGCAGCACCGGGACACCTCCGCCGGCGCCCCGGGTGGCCCGGACGCCCCGGGCGAGGTGGCGCAGGGCGCGCCGAGCGCCAGCGGCCAGGACGTGCGCGAGGGCGCCTGA
- a CDS encoding S9 family peptidase — protein sequence MSSAPPPSSGQPSHPPVARRERVTREHHGDVVVDEHEWLRDAEDPGVRELVDAENAWAAARTAHLEPLREQLFEEVRSRTQESDLSVPSRDGAWWYYRRTVEGQQYGLICRVPAAVAAGEPGGWEPPALPEDGSALTGEQVLLDGNVEAGDSAFFSLGAASVSPDGQLLAWSADTTGDERFTLRVRDLVTGADLDVAIAGLGHGATWASDSRTLLYSVVDEAWRPFEVRRHVLGESSPDGEGDAVVLREDDERYWLGVGRTRSGRFLVLSAGSKNTSEVWLLDAGGPDRAPGEVPVSVAGRRDGVEYSVDHAVLPGAGGGRDVLLVLHDDDAPDFALALLDAEGVLDGSVDPATAHQRWTTVIDHEPGRRLEDVDAFSGHVAVSWRREALPRVAVLEVSEDGALGEPAEVPAPTALASSVLAGNPSFDAPLLRLQQTSFTTPVRVVDLDLSGGERDGQLVLRRETPVRGGYDASAYVEERVWATAPDGVRVPLSVVRRADVAADGTAPGYLYGYGSYEISLDPWFSVPRLSLLDRGVVFVVAHVRGGGELGRRWYEGGRLAEKRSTFTDFVAAAEHLGREGHVDPARLVASGGSAGGLLVGAALNLAPQLFTGVLAAVPFVDPLTTMLDETLPLTVPEQEEWGDPIRDADAYALIKGYAPTENLPSVADGGPGSPTWPRMLVTTSLHDTRVLYVEPFKWVARMRLQAADGAPDVLLKTEVDGGHGGRSGRYEAWRERAFEDAWALDVLGLA from the coding sequence GTGAGCAGCGCTCCTCCCCCGTCCTCCGGCCAGCCCTCCCACCCGCCGGTCGCGCGCCGGGAGCGTGTGACCCGCGAGCACCACGGCGACGTCGTCGTCGACGAGCACGAGTGGCTGCGCGACGCCGAGGACCCGGGCGTGCGCGAGCTGGTCGACGCCGAGAACGCGTGGGCGGCGGCGCGCACCGCGCACCTGGAGCCGCTGCGCGAGCAGCTGTTCGAGGAGGTGCGCTCGCGCACGCAGGAGAGCGACCTGTCGGTGCCCTCCCGCGACGGCGCGTGGTGGTACTACCGGCGCACGGTGGAGGGCCAGCAGTACGGGCTCATCTGCCGCGTCCCCGCCGCGGTGGCCGCCGGCGAGCCCGGCGGCTGGGAGCCCCCGGCGCTGCCGGAGGACGGTTCGGCGCTGACCGGCGAGCAGGTGCTGCTCGACGGCAACGTGGAAGCGGGCGACTCGGCGTTCTTCTCCCTGGGAGCCGCGTCGGTCAGCCCGGACGGGCAGCTGCTGGCGTGGTCGGCGGACACCACCGGTGACGAGCGCTTCACGCTGCGCGTGCGCGACCTCGTGACGGGCGCCGACCTCGACGTCGCCATCGCCGGGCTGGGACACGGGGCCACCTGGGCCTCGGACTCGCGCACGCTGCTGTACTCGGTGGTGGACGAGGCGTGGCGCCCGTTCGAGGTGCGCCGGCACGTGCTGGGCGAGAGCTCCCCCGACGGCGAGGGTGACGCCGTGGTGCTCCGCGAGGACGACGAGCGGTACTGGCTCGGCGTCGGGCGCACCCGGTCGGGGCGGTTCCTCGTGCTGTCGGCGGGGTCGAAGAACACCTCCGAGGTGTGGCTGCTGGACGCCGGCGGCCCGGACCGCGCCCCCGGCGAGGTGCCGGTCTCCGTGGCGGGCCGCCGCGACGGCGTGGAGTACTCCGTCGACCACGCGGTCCTGCCGGGTGCTGGCGGAGGGCGCGACGTGCTGCTGGTCCTCCACGACGACGACGCCCCCGACTTCGCGCTGGCGCTGCTGGACGCCGAGGGCGTGCTCGACGGCTCGGTGGACCCCGCGACCGCGCACCAGCGGTGGACCACCGTCATCGACCACGAGCCGGGCCGTCGCCTGGAGGACGTCGACGCGTTCAGCGGGCACGTCGCGGTGTCGTGGCGGCGAGAGGCGCTGCCGCGCGTCGCCGTCCTGGAGGTCTCGGAGGACGGCGCGCTGGGCGAGCCGGCGGAGGTGCCGGCGCCGACGGCCCTGGCGTCCTCGGTGCTGGCCGGCAACCCGTCCTTCGACGCGCCGCTGCTGCGGCTGCAGCAGACCTCGTTCACCACGCCGGTGCGCGTGGTGGACCTGGACCTGTCCGGCGGCGAGCGCGACGGGCAGCTGGTGCTCCGCCGCGAGACCCCGGTGCGCGGCGGGTACGACGCCTCCGCCTACGTCGAGGAGCGCGTCTGGGCCACCGCCCCCGACGGCGTCCGCGTGCCCCTGTCGGTGGTGCGCCGCGCCGACGTCGCCGCGGACGGGACCGCCCCGGGCTACCTGTACGGCTACGGCAGCTACGAGATCAGCCTCGACCCGTGGTTCTCCGTGCCGCGGCTGTCGCTGCTGGACCGGGGCGTGGTCTTCGTGGTGGCGCACGTGCGCGGCGGCGGCGAGCTGGGCCGGCGCTGGTACGAGGGCGGGCGGCTGGCCGAGAAGCGCAGCACCTTCACCGACTTCGTGGCGGCGGCCGAGCACCTGGGACGTGAGGGGCACGTCGACCCGGCGCGCCTGGTCGCCTCCGGCGGCTCGGCGGGCGGGCTGCTCGTCGGTGCGGCCCTGAACCTCGCGCCGCAGCTGTTCACCGGGGTGCTGGCGGCAGTGCCCTTCGTCGACCCGCTCACCACGATGCTCGACGAGACGCTGCCGCTGACCGTGCCCGAGCAGGAGGAGTGGGGAGACCCCATCCGCGACGCAGACGCCTACGCCCTCATCAAGGGCTACGCCCCCACCGAGAACCTGCCCTCGGTCGCCGACGGCGGACCGGGCTCCCCGACGTGGCCGCGGATGCTCGTCACCACGAGCCTGCACGACACGCGCGTGCTCTACGTGGAGCCGTTCAAGTGGGTGGCGCGGATGCGGCTGCAGGCAGCCGACGGCGCCCCCGACGTGCTGCTGAAGACCGAGGTGGACGGCGGGCACGGCGGTCGGTCGGGCCGCTACGAGGCGTGGCGCGAGCGGGCCTTCGAGGACGCGTGGGCACTGGACGTGCTCGGCCTGGCCTGA
- a CDS encoding acetamidase/formamidase family protein, which yields MRHRLAPDREALHGRFDPSLPPALVVDDGDVVVGSCLDSGWHASEQAPQALATGELLPWPQHDPVLDPGHALTGPVAVRGARPGDVLEVRVLDVRPGAWALTGAGSRETFADRAAGVDELPREVLVWQLDDARTRAVDQFGDAVAVRAFPGLVGTCPAVPPGAGPRSTVPPRRTGGNLDCRELVAGSALFLPVEVPGALLSFGDGHAAQGDGEVAGVALECPLEVLELQLLLHRGDGDDDVDERGRAPWALPGGRPWATTPAGAVVFGTGTSLDEAAADALGGVVDLLCARHALSRQRALALASAAVDLRVTQVVNGGVHGVHAVLPPGRLEIAG from the coding sequence GTGAGGCACCGCCTCGCCCCGGACCGGGAGGCGCTGCACGGTCGCTTCGACCCGTCGCTGCCCCCCGCACTCGTGGTGGACGACGGCGACGTCGTCGTCGGCTCCTGCCTCGACTCCGGCTGGCACGCGTCCGAGCAGGCGCCGCAGGCCCTGGCGACCGGTGAGCTGCTGCCGTGGCCCCAGCACGACCCCGTGCTCGACCCCGGCCACGCCCTGACCGGACCGGTGGCCGTGCGCGGAGCGAGGCCGGGGGACGTCCTGGAGGTGCGGGTCCTCGACGTGCGCCCCGGGGCGTGGGCGCTGACGGGCGCGGGCTCGAGGGAGACCTTCGCCGACCGCGCCGCCGGGGTCGACGAGCTGCCCCGCGAGGTGCTCGTGTGGCAGCTGGACGACGCCCGGACGCGCGCGGTCGACCAGTTCGGCGACGCCGTCGCGGTGCGGGCGTTCCCGGGCCTGGTGGGGACCTGCCCCGCCGTCCCGCCCGGCGCCGGCCCGCGCTCGACCGTGCCGCCGCGGCGCACCGGTGGCAACCTCGACTGCCGCGAGCTGGTGGCCGGATCAGCGCTGTTCCTGCCGGTGGAGGTCCCCGGGGCGCTGCTGTCGTTCGGGGACGGCCACGCCGCGCAGGGCGACGGCGAGGTGGCAGGCGTGGCGCTGGAGTGCCCGCTGGAGGTCCTCGAGCTGCAGCTGCTGCTGCACCGCGGGGACGGAGACGACGACGTCGACGAGCGCGGTCGTGCGCCGTGGGCGCTGCCCGGTGGCCGTCCCTGGGCCACCACGCCGGCGGGCGCGGTGGTGTTCGGCACCGGCACGTCGCTGGACGAGGCCGCCGCCGACGCGCTGGGCGGCGTGGTCGACCTGCTGTGCGCCCGCCACGCCCTCTCGCGGCAGCGGGCCCTGGCCCTGGCGTCGGCCGCCGTGGACCTGCGGGTCACGCAGGTGGTCAACGGCGGGGTGCACGGGGTGCACGCCGTCCTGCCGCCGGGCAGGCTTGAGATCGCCGGCTGA
- a CDS encoding SpoIIE family protein phosphatase: MHASRPPSASSAPAPAGDPFDDDEALAAAAAACADEPIRVPGSVQPHGHLLVVGPAGEGLPVLSASAGAAAALGPSAAAGGRLPDLSAELATLVASVASGEDDQATTAEPVELPPGSGARHHAVAHRVAAGPAGGQGQPLVVLELEPASGDESPASPWHLQLPPVLRRLQDAGSVVELADALATGVRRLTGFDRVMVYSFDDEWNGEVLAEDRRADLEPFLGLRYPASDIPAQARDLYARQWLRIIPTSTYDPVPLEPAQPTGATLDLSLAVLRSVSPVHLQYLRNMGVAASMSISLLHGDRLWGLIACHHYAGPHRPSVPVRTAAEFLGRTASLLLPVAVGREADQHVVASARVRARLTELLAETPEMPLEALTRESVTIADLVPCGGAALRVHGELRLLGTAPPPSVVTALSALLADGPLVTASLAASAPGLAQGAAAAGLDPQEVWAVASGVLAAPVSGGQPGDLVAWFRPEVLQEVTWGGDPRSSKVVGEDEGGGLRLSPRRSFAAWSETKRQVAVAWAPHEVEAALGFAGHLSDAMLREVERTNRLATALQQTLLLEKLPDVPGLDLAVRYVPHSDDVVGGDWYDIVPLPDGRTGVVLGDVAGHGLAASAISAQMRNALRAYVLSVRDPAQALERLNELVTRLLPGELATAVVVVVDPATGAARIANAGHPPLVLRGGDGTARLVDDGVRGPAVGLLDEVTYSATEVALEPGGALLLYSDGLVEERRTAWTDRLARVVATASGDAGSLDALCDQLMRTVSARADDTTVLAVGWVPGA; encoded by the coding sequence GTGCACGCCTCGCGGCCCCCGTCCGCCTCCTCCGCACCGGCACCGGCTGGTGACCCCTTCGACGACGACGAGGCGCTGGCCGCCGCCGCTGCCGCGTGCGCCGACGAGCCGATCCGCGTGCCGGGTTCCGTCCAGCCCCACGGCCACCTGCTCGTGGTCGGTCCCGCCGGCGAGGGCCTGCCGGTCCTGTCGGCCTCCGCCGGCGCCGCCGCTGCGCTCGGCCCCTCGGCGGCCGCGGGCGGGCGCCTGCCCGACCTGTCGGCGGAGCTGGCGACCCTCGTGGCGTCGGTGGCCTCCGGCGAGGACGACCAGGCGACCACCGCGGAGCCCGTGGAGCTGCCGCCGGGGTCGGGCGCGCGCCACCACGCCGTGGCCCACCGCGTCGCCGCAGGCCCCGCCGGCGGGCAGGGGCAGCCCCTCGTCGTCCTCGAGCTGGAGCCCGCCTCCGGTGACGAGTCGCCGGCGAGCCCCTGGCACCTGCAGCTGCCCCCCGTGCTGCGCCGCCTGCAGGACGCCGGCAGCGTCGTGGAGCTGGCCGACGCCCTGGCCACGGGTGTGCGCCGGCTCACCGGCTTCGACCGGGTGATGGTCTACAGCTTCGACGACGAGTGGAACGGCGAGGTGCTCGCCGAGGACCGACGCGCGGACCTGGAGCCCTTCCTCGGGCTGCGCTACCCCGCCTCCGACATCCCGGCGCAGGCCCGGGACCTGTACGCCCGCCAGTGGCTGAGGATCATCCCCACCTCCACCTACGACCCCGTGCCGCTGGAGCCCGCGCAGCCGACGGGCGCTACGCTCGACCTGTCGCTGGCGGTGCTGCGCAGCGTCTCGCCCGTCCACCTGCAGTACCTGCGCAACATGGGCGTGGCCGCCTCCATGTCGATCTCCCTCCTGCACGGGGACCGGCTGTGGGGCCTCATCGCCTGCCACCACTACGCCGGCCCCCACCGGCCGAGCGTCCCGGTGCGGACGGCGGCGGAGTTCCTGGGGCGCACCGCCTCGCTGCTGCTGCCCGTGGCGGTGGGCCGCGAGGCCGACCAGCACGTGGTCGCCTCCGCTCGCGTGCGCGCCCGCCTGACCGAGCTGCTCGCCGAGACGCCCGAGATGCCGCTGGAGGCGCTGACGCGGGAGTCGGTGACCATCGCCGACCTCGTCCCGTGCGGCGGCGCCGCGCTGCGGGTGCACGGGGAGCTGAGGCTCCTGGGCACCGCCCCGCCGCCGTCCGTGGTCACCGCCCTGTCCGCGCTGCTCGCCGACGGGCCGCTGGTGACGGCGTCGCTGGCGGCCTCTGCGCCGGGGCTGGCGCAGGGTGCGGCCGCAGCGGGGCTGGACCCCCAGGAGGTCTGGGCGGTGGCCAGCGGTGTGCTCGCGGCTCCCGTCTCCGGCGGCCAGCCGGGCGACCTGGTCGCGTGGTTCCGCCCCGAGGTGCTCCAGGAGGTCACCTGGGGCGGCGACCCCCGCTCCTCGAAGGTGGTCGGCGAGGACGAGGGCGGTGGTCTGCGCCTGAGCCCGCGGCGCTCCTTCGCGGCCTGGAGCGAGACCAAGCGGCAGGTCGCCGTGGCGTGGGCGCCGCACGAGGTGGAGGCCGCCCTCGGCTTCGCCGGGCACCTGTCCGACGCGATGCTGCGGGAGGTCGAGCGCACCAACCGGCTGGCGACCGCGCTGCAGCAGACGCTGCTGCTGGAGAAGCTGCCCGACGTCCCCGGCCTCGACCTGGCCGTGCGCTACGTCCCCCACAGCGACGACGTGGTCGGCGGGGACTGGTACGACATCGTCCCGCTGCCCGACGGCCGCACCGGCGTGGTGCTGGGCGACGTGGCCGGGCACGGCCTGGCCGCCTCGGCGATCAGCGCGCAGATGCGCAACGCGCTGCGCGCCTACGTGCTCTCCGTGCGCGACCCGGCGCAGGCGCTGGAGCGCCTCAACGAGCTGGTGACGCGGCTGCTCCCGGGCGAGCTCGCCACCGCCGTCGTCGTCGTGGTCGACCCGGCGACCGGGGCGGCGCGCATCGCCAACGCCGGCCACCCCCCGCTCGTGCTGCGCGGGGGCGACGGCACCGCGCGGCTCGTGGACGACGGCGTGCGGGGACCCGCGGTGGGCCTGCTCGACGAGGTCACCTACTCCGCCACCGAGGTGGCCCTGGAGCCGGGCGGTGCGCTGCTGCTGTACTCCGACGGGCTCGTCGAGGAGCGCCGCACCGCGTGGACGGACCGCCTGGCGCGGGTGGTGGCCACGGCCAGCGGCGACGCCGGCTCGCTGGACGCCCTGTGCGACCAGCTGATGCGCACGGTGTCCGCGCGCGCCGACGACACCACCGTCCTCGCCGTCGGGTGGGTCCCGGGCGCCTGA